A part of Kitasatospora acidiphila genomic DNA contains:
- a CDS encoding pyridoxamine 5'-phosphate oxidase family protein, whose product MNAPALSPEFLAFWVERHICTLTTLRPDGTPHVVPVGATFDPETGIARVITSAGSRKARNVAAAGPDGARVALCQVDGGRWATLEGRAVLRTEPAEVADAEERYARRYRTPRPNPERVVIEIRVTRTLGRGVSPRPADS is encoded by the coding sequence ATGAACGCCCCTGCACTGTCTCCCGAGTTCCTGGCCTTCTGGGTCGAGCGCCACATCTGCACGCTGACCACGCTGCGGCCGGACGGCACCCCGCACGTGGTTCCGGTGGGTGCCACCTTCGACCCGGAGACGGGGATCGCCCGGGTGATCACCAGCGCGGGCAGCCGCAAGGCGCGCAATGTGGCGGCAGCCGGCCCGGACGGCGCCCGGGTCGCGCTCTGCCAGGTGGACGGCGGGCGGTGGGCCACCCTGGAGGGGCGGGCCGTGCTGCGCACCGAGCCGGCCGAGGTGGCCGACGCGGAGGAGCGATACGCCCGCCGCTACCGCACGCCGCGACCGAACCCCGAGCGGGTGGTGATCGAGATCCGCGTGACCCGCACCCTCGGGCGCGGCGTCAGCCCGCGTCCGGCCGATAGCTGA
- a CDS encoding amidohydrolase, whose product MPPGSAALSTGAADGPPPDLEQPGRPVRFGTAAHDPETLRLLRAHASPDRIVCGSDYPFDMAQPDPVRFPLDNGMDAAVLEANGRAFLGAVPEGPLRARLARVRA is encoded by the coding sequence TTGCCCCCGGGGTCAGCTGCGCTTTCGACAGGCGCTGCTGATGGCCCGCCACCCGACCTGGAGCAGCCCGGCCGGCCAGTCCGCTTCGGCACGGCCGCCCATGACCCCGAGACCCTGCGCCTGCTGCGCGCCCACGCCTCCCCGGACCGGATCGTCTGCGGCAGCGACTACCCGTTCGACATGGCGCAGCCGGACCCGGTCCGGTTCCCGCTGGACAACGGCATGGACGCCGCCGTGCTGGAGGCCAACGGCCGCGCCTTCCTGGGGGCGGTGCCCGAGGGCCCGCTGCGTGCGCGGCTGGCTAGGGTGAGGGCATGA
- a CDS encoding DUF3592 domain-containing protein — protein sequence MTTIQDQRPHSPGRRSRPRAEAVRVAARAAMHTGTGVVVVALAVAAFAGRGTPVAHGAWTTAAGAGAVGVLAGLLRTALGSCRPARRHGDLFGSLLCAVLIWVFAATFAFSWSYFWYARALDRHATLKVTATLSHCVDGGDGNLCTYHWLVDGRAYSSRDAAAQAWPDGHRVTVRIDPAHPGHPAQVTRGYWALWIGVAVGAVGTPAAALAGWANEPDLDRW from the coding sequence GTGACGACGATTCAGGACCAACGTCCCCACTCCCCCGGCCGCCGATCCCGGCCCCGCGCGGAGGCGGTGCGGGTCGCCGCCCGCGCCGCCATGCACACCGGGACCGGCGTGGTGGTCGTGGCGCTGGCCGTGGCGGCGTTCGCCGGCCGGGGCACGCCCGTGGCTCACGGCGCCTGGACCACGGCCGCGGGGGCCGGCGCGGTCGGCGTGCTCGCCGGGCTGCTCCGCACCGCCCTCGGGTCCTGCCGGCCTGCCCGGCGGCACGGCGACCTGTTCGGCTCGCTCCTCTGCGCCGTCCTCATCTGGGTCTTCGCCGCGACCTTCGCGTTCAGCTGGAGCTACTTCTGGTACGCCCGCGCGCTCGACCGACACGCCACCCTCAAGGTCACGGCAACGCTCTCGCACTGCGTGGACGGTGGGGACGGCAACCTGTGCACCTACCACTGGCTGGTCGACGGACGCGCCTACAGCTCCCGGGACGCAGCGGCCCAGGCCTGGCCGGACGGACACCGCGTCACCGTCCGCATCGACCCGGCCCACCCCGGTCACCCGGCCCAAGTCACCCGCGGCTACTGGGCGCTGTGGATCGGCGTAGCCGTCGGCGCCGTGGGCACGCCGGCCGCCGCCCTGGCGGGGTGGGCCAACGAACCCGACCTGGACCGGTGGTGA
- a CDS encoding DeoR/GlpR family DNA-binding transcription regulator: MLKADRTTRILDYIVKEGSADVHVLTELLSVSEATVRRDLQSLHEQGLLHRTRGGAMTGAVNLELPLRHRAGRQQEEKRRIALAAAALVPDGAVVGMTGGTTVTEIAHALAERSGITIVTNAVNIAADLIVRPDIRLVVVGGNARTASYELVGPAAERMLDQYHLDIAFIGVDGLTASEGCTTHDEMEAHTDRAFLRSSARSVVVADNTKIGRVTFATICPLDKIDDLVTDDVLDEAQEKAITARGVRVLRA, from the coding sequence ATGCTCAAAGCTGATCGAACCACGCGCATTCTTGACTACATCGTCAAGGAAGGCAGCGCGGATGTGCACGTCCTCACCGAACTGCTCAGCGTGTCCGAGGCGACCGTCCGTCGAGATCTGCAGAGCTTGCACGAGCAGGGACTGCTGCACCGCACCCGTGGTGGCGCGATGACCGGTGCGGTCAACCTGGAGCTGCCGCTGCGTCACCGGGCCGGTCGGCAGCAGGAGGAGAAGCGGCGGATCGCCCTCGCCGCCGCCGCGCTGGTCCCGGACGGGGCCGTGGTCGGCATGACGGGCGGCACCACGGTCACCGAGATCGCCCATGCGCTGGCCGAGCGCAGCGGGATCACCATCGTCACCAACGCGGTCAACATCGCGGCCGACCTGATCGTCCGGCCCGACATCCGGCTGGTGGTCGTCGGCGGAAACGCCCGCACGGCCAGCTACGAACTCGTCGGACCGGCGGCGGAGCGGATGCTGGACCAGTACCACCTGGACATCGCCTTCATCGGCGTGGACGGCCTGACCGCGAGCGAGGGCTGCACCACGCACGACGAGATGGAGGCCCACACGGACCGGGCCTTCCTGCGCAGCAGCGCCCGCTCGGTGGTCGTCGCGGACAACACCAAGATCGGCCGGGTGACCTTCGCCACGATCTGCCCGCTCGACAAGATCGACGACTTGGTCACCGACGACGTCCTCGACGAGGCGCAGGAGAAGGCCATCACCGCCCGCGGCGTGCGGGTGCTGCGCGCCTGA